From a single Candidatus Limnocylindrales bacterium genomic region:
- a CDS encoding adenylate/guanylate cyclase domain-containing protein, with amino-acid sequence MADKTDKSGKKKRQSGEGRRMGFFISLIWTLLILLLYVLPRIEGSYYRFLRLNLLDIIEAYTLNFRFQLRGPRTPTNHILIVAVDEKTHDRLGRWQSTGRAWIADFIHILTQGGARIIGFDVSFSTTGENAALQAIQSLKADYLSKAGSNPNLDYLKHLQELEINLDYDARLEAALKSFGNAILGTYYLSANDAQQVTLEQSEANQQLMSRTRYGILRYRSAVRPPLKLERGVEVELNIPRFSSAAKSFGHFNVFPDVDGNRRWVPLLMEYKGNYYPSLDLEVARFALDPNASQPIIYIRETTEGRYGEVDSILLKDIVIPVDEQARLLINYYGPEGMFHYYSLADVILCERITGKPLDARCEKEIRPEDVKDKIVLLGWTGDISQDLHPTPFQAKFPGVEIHATVIENILQRDFLTRPGIAIAWDGLVILCVGFLIGFLLPRFRLAPGIVLTLFCIALLAGFVYGAFIYSKVWLNFTYPFLLIVINYTSLTSYKYFSEERRKREIRNAFQHYVAPAVVDELLEDVERLKLGGERKYLTVLFSDIRGFTSLSERLDAEELVHFLNEYLTPMTDIVMNYKGTLDKYMGDAIMAFFGAPLPQEDHAVRACKTALDMMTKLREMRIQWKAQGYPFLDIGIGINSGEVVVGNMGSHSRFDYTIIGDQVNLASRLEGVNKQYGTNIILSENTYKLIKGLPFIVRELDRITVKGKMEPVTIYELIGEGILSAEVQDFIQTFEAGLKEYRSQNWDQAIFCFEKALKIKTEDKACKLFLERCQNYKLNPPPPDWEGVHEMKEK; translated from the coding sequence ATGGCGGATAAAACCGATAAATCTGGAAAAAAGAAAAGACAAAGTGGAGAAGGTCGACGTATGGGCTTTTTCATAAGTTTGATTTGGACCCTCCTTATATTACTCCTATATGTTTTGCCCAGGATAGAAGGTTCCTATTACCGGTTCTTGAGGTTGAATCTGCTGGATATCATTGAGGCCTATACCCTCAATTTCAGGTTTCAATTACGAGGTCCCCGAACGCCTACCAATCATATTCTCATTGTTGCCGTGGATGAAAAAACCCATGATCGATTAGGGAGGTGGCAATCTACCGGAAGAGCCTGGATTGCGGATTTTATTCATATCCTGACTCAGGGAGGTGCACGGATTATCGGATTCGATGTAAGTTTCTCGACCACCGGTGAAAATGCGGCCCTCCAGGCTATTCAATCCCTTAAAGCGGATTACCTTTCAAAGGCGGGAAGTAACCCGAATCTTGATTATTTAAAACATCTCCAGGAGTTAGAGATCAACCTCGACTACGATGCCAGACTGGAAGCGGCTCTCAAGAGTTTCGGTAACGCCATTTTAGGGACCTATTATCTCTCGGCAAACGATGCCCAACAGGTTACACTTGAGCAATCTGAAGCCAATCAGCAGCTTATGTCCCGTACCAGGTACGGAATCCTACGCTATCGCTCGGCTGTACGTCCTCCTCTAAAGCTTGAACGTGGAGTGGAAGTAGAGCTTAATATCCCCAGATTTTCCAGTGCAGCGAAAAGCTTCGGACATTTTAATGTATTTCCAGACGTGGATGGGAATCGTAGATGGGTCCCTTTGCTGATGGAGTATAAAGGAAATTATTATCCTTCTCTGGATTTAGAAGTAGCCCGCTTTGCTCTGGATCCTAACGCTTCACAGCCGATTATTTATATCCGTGAAACTACAGAGGGAAGGTATGGTGAAGTAGATAGTATTCTACTGAAAGATATTGTCATACCGGTAGATGAACAGGCACGGCTTCTGATCAATTATTACGGACCTGAAGGGATGTTTCATTACTACTCCCTGGCCGATGTCATTCTCTGTGAGCGTATTACCGGAAAACCCCTGGATGCACGTTGTGAAAAAGAAATTCGTCCTGAAGATGTGAAAGATAAAATTGTCCTGCTGGGATGGACCGGAGATATCAGCCAGGATTTACATCCTACCCCTTTTCAGGCCAAGTTTCCAGGGGTTGAGATCCATGCCACTGTTATTGAAAATATTCTTCAAAGGGATTTTCTAACCCGACCTGGAATCGCCATTGCTTGGGATGGTCTGGTTATTTTATGTGTGGGTTTCTTAATCGGTTTTCTCCTCCCCAGATTCAGGTTAGCACCCGGAATTGTCCTGACCCTGTTTTGTATAGCCCTTTTGGCCGGGTTCGTGTATGGGGCATTCATTTACTCAAAGGTTTGGTTAAACTTTACCTACCCTTTTCTATTAATAGTAATCAATTATACGAGTCTTACTTCGTATAAATACTTTTCAGAAGAGCGTCGTAAAAGGGAAATCCGAAACGCTTTTCAACACTATGTAGCCCCGGCGGTTGTGGATGAACTCCTGGAAGACGTTGAAAGGCTTAAATTGGGTGGTGAAAGGAAATATCTGACGGTTCTATTTTCAGATATTCGCGGATTTACTTCCCTGTCTGAGAGGTTGGATGCAGAAGAACTTGTTCATTTTCTCAACGAATATCTTACTCCTATGACCGATATTGTCATGAACTATAAAGGGACTCTGGATAAATACATGGGAGATGCTATCATGGCTTTTTTTGGAGCCCCCTTACCCCAGGAAGATCATGCCGTTCGTGCCTGTAAGACCGCCCTCGATATGATGACTAAATTAAGAGAAATGCGGATCCAATGGAAAGCCCAAGGATATCCGTTTCTGGATATTGGGATCGGCATCAATTCCGGTGAAGTGGTGGTAGGAAATATGGGTTCCCACAGTCGGTTCGATTATACCATCATTGGAGATCAGGTCAATTTAGCTTCTCGGCTGGAAGGGGTCAATAAACAGTATGGAACCAACATTATCCTGAGTGAGAATACCTATAAACTTATTAAAGGTCTTCCTTTTATTGTACGGGAATTAGATCGAATTACGGTCAAAGGAAAGATGGAACCCGTTACCATCTACGAATTAATCGGAGAGGGGATTCTCTCTGCAGAGGTCCAGGATTTCATCCAAACCTTTGAGGCCGGTTTGAAAGAATATCGAAGCCAGAACTGGGATCAGGCTATCTTCTGTTTTGAGAAGGCTTTAAAGATAAAAACGGAAGACAAAGCCTGTAAGCTTTTCCTGGAACGTTGTCAGAATTATAAGTTAAATCCACCGCCTCCCGATTGGGAAGGGGTCCATGAAATGAAAGAAAAATAA
- a CDS encoding succinate--CoA ligase subunit alpha: MILADENTRLIVQGITGREAATFTKNLLDYGSKVVAGVTPGKGGLEVYGVPVYDTVQEALERSEQRENLKRTQFASIISVPPSVAKSAAFEALDHDIKLLVIVTERIPRRDVIEMVEYAEEKRARIIGPNSLGLISPHRIKIGMIGGPAEDVRKAYSPGPIGVMSRSGGMTTEIANLLTLHGIGQSTCVSIGGDPVVGSNFLDLLPLFEKDPETRGVVIFCEPGGTAEERLAEYVLEHRVSLPIVAFVAGRFADEMPGVRFGHAAVIVEGTKGSTRSKIEKFKEAGILVAEHLSEIVPLVRSFLDS; this comes from the coding sequence ATGATTCTAGCCGACGAAAATACCCGTCTGATTGTTCAAGGTATTACAGGGAGAGAAGCGGCTACCTTTACGAAGAACCTTTTGGATTATGGCTCGAAGGTGGTAGCCGGTGTGACTCCGGGTAAAGGAGGTCTTGAAGTCTACGGAGTACCCGTCTATGATACCGTCCAGGAAGCCCTGGAAAGGTCTGAACAAAGGGAAAATTTGAAGAGAACACAATTTGCCTCTATCATTTCTGTCCCTCCTTCGGTTGCCAAGAGTGCAGCCTTTGAAGCCTTGGATCATGATATTAAACTCCTGGTGATTGTAACCGAGCGGATTCCCCGAAGAGATGTAATTGAAATGGTAGAATATGCAGAGGAAAAGAGAGCCCGGATTATCGGACCCAACTCTTTAGGACTCATTTCCCCCCATCGAATCAAAATCGGCATGATTGGAGGACCTGCTGAAGATGTTCGAAAGGCTTATTCACCGGGGCCTATAGGGGTTATGTCTAGAAGTGGTGGGATGACCACCGAGATTGCAAATCTGCTTACCCTTCATGGGATCGGTCAGAGTACCTGCGTGAGTATCGGTGGGGACCCGGTGGTAGGATCTAACTTTCTGGATTTGCTCCCGTTATTTGAAAAAGACCCGGAAACCCGAGGAGTCGTTATCTTCTGCGAACCGGGCGGAACGGCCGAAGAAAGGTTAGCCGAGTACGTCCTCGAACATAGGGTTTCGCTGCCAATTGTGGCTTTTGTAGCCGGGCGTTTTGCCGATGAGATGCCGGGCGTTCGATTCGGACATGCTGCTGTAATCGTGGAAGGAACCAAAGGAAGTACTCGATCCAAGATTGAAAAGTTTAAGGAAGCCGGGATTCTCGTAGCAGAGCATCTCTCTGAGATTGTTCCTTTGGTAAGGAGTTTTTTAGATTCTTAA
- a CDS encoding ATP-grasp domain-containing protein, whose protein sequence is MNRILTCFLFDKTGGGHYKNGMRLLEYESKKIFQHHGIRIPRGVLITSPEEIQEEGDLVLKAQIPSGGRGKAGGVIFASGRTEAKSLANRLLGNGIRGYEVRQLLIEEKLPLEREYYLGVTYDTTAKTPLVLFSVEGGVDIEELAKVEREKIITRVFKLTRGFLEHQAREVVAKAGIKGKELLQVSEVLFKLVEIFIRYDATLAEINPLGRTSQGEVVALDGHLEIEEDALYRHPELERVFGIPRRDTGIRQATEFEREAARIDSLDHRGVAGRMIEFEGELGLIIGGGGASLTAFDAIRNHGGKPANYCEIGGNPSVRKVCELTKLILSKPGVKQIAVIMNVVSNTRVDLVARGVIKGVIESGRLPSEAIAVFRVPGSWEREGFKILEKYGVPYCDRTVSIDEAARRAVMRVKEEKSKVKG, encoded by the coding sequence AATATTTCAGCATCACGGCATTCGAATTCCCAGAGGTGTTTTAATAACTTCCCCTGAAGAGATCCAAGAGGAAGGGGATTTGGTTTTAAAGGCTCAAATTCCATCTGGAGGAAGAGGTAAGGCGGGAGGGGTGATCTTTGCTTCTGGCCGGACCGAGGCAAAAAGTCTGGCCAACCGCCTATTGGGAAATGGGATACGGGGATACGAAGTACGTCAACTTTTAATCGAAGAAAAACTTCCCCTGGAACGGGAATACTACCTGGGAGTTACCTACGATACAACGGCTAAAACCCCCCTTGTTTTATTTAGCGTCGAAGGCGGAGTGGATATCGAAGAGCTTGCAAAGGTAGAACGAGAAAAAATTATCACCCGGGTTTTTAAATTGACCCGGGGTTTCCTGGAGCATCAAGCCCGAGAGGTGGTGGCTAAAGCCGGGATCAAAGGAAAGGAGCTTTTACAGGTTTCAGAAGTTTTATTCAAGCTGGTCGAAATATTCATCCGCTATGATGCCACCCTGGCCGAGATCAACCCCTTGGGTAGAACAAGCCAGGGGGAAGTGGTGGCTTTGGATGGTCATTTGGAAATTGAGGAGGATGCCCTTTACCGTCATCCGGAGTTGGAACGGGTCTTCGGAATTCCACGACGGGATACAGGAATCCGACAAGCCACAGAGTTTGAAAGGGAGGCGGCCAGAATCGATAGTCTGGATCACCGGGGGGTTGCCGGACGGATGATCGAGTTTGAGGGGGAATTGGGTCTTATTATCGGAGGGGGAGGGGCCAGTCTAACTGCCTTCGATGCTATCCGAAACCATGGAGGAAAGCCTGCCAATTATTGTGAGATCGGTGGCAATCCCAGCGTCCGAAAAGTCTGTGAGTTGACCAAGCTGATTCTTTCCAAGCCTGGAGTTAAACAGATAGCAGTTATCATGAACGTGGTGAGCAATACCCGGGTTGATCTGGTGGCCCGGGGTGTGATTAAAGGGGTTATAGAATCCGGCCGTCTCCCTTCTGAAGCCATTGCCGTTTTTAGAGTCCCAGGTTCTTGGGAAAGGGAAGGGTTTAAGATTCTCGAGAAATACGGCGTGCCTTACTGTGATCGAACTGTTTCTATTGATGAAGCGGCCCGGCGTGCGGTTATGAGAGTAAAAGAGGAAAAGTCAAAAGTAAAAGGGTAA
- the radC gene encoding DNA repair protein RadC, which translates to MEYRFTIKEMPEDERPRERLASFGPEALSNHELLAIILSTGYKAGGRTYTALELATQLLNHFGSLKELAKASFEELCKLPGVGPAKACQIKSAFELGNRVALSGGEPKPVIKRPQDVVQYFKNRMSLLKKEEFVVAILDTKNKLVKDVVISRGTLNASIVHPRDVFNVAVTHMASALILLHNHPSGDPSPSGEDIEITRRLAEVGKLMGIEVLDHIIIGDGNYASLKEMKLF; encoded by the coding sequence ATGGAATATCGCTTTACCATCAAAGAAATGCCTGAAGATGAAAGGCCTCGAGAGCGGCTGGCGAGTTTCGGACCTGAAGCCCTCTCCAACCATGAACTTCTGGCCATTATTCTTTCGACCGGATATAAAGCAGGTGGAAGGACTTACACGGCGCTGGAACTGGCTACGCAACTCCTGAATCATTTTGGAAGCCTGAAAGAATTGGCTAAGGCAAGTTTTGAAGAACTGTGTAAACTTCCCGGCGTAGGTCCTGCCAAAGCCTGCCAGATCAAAAGCGCCTTTGAACTGGGAAATCGTGTAGCCTTGTCGGGTGGGGAACCCAAACCTGTCATCAAAAGACCTCAGGATGTGGTTCAGTATTTTAAAAATCGAATGAGCCTGCTCAAAAAAGAGGAGTTCGTTGTAGCGATTCTGGATACCAAGAATAAGCTGGTTAAAGATGTGGTAATCTCTCGAGGGACCTTAAACGCTTCCATTGTCCATCCTCGGGATGTTTTTAATGTAGCGGTAACCCACATGGCCAGCGCCCTCATCCTTCTCCACAATCATCCTTCCGGAGACCCCTCTCCAAGTGGAGAGGACATCGAAATTACCCGACGATTGGCCGAAGTCGGAAAACTGATGGGAATTGAAGTTCTGGATCATATCATCATTGGAGATGGAAACTACGCAAGCCTGAAGGAGATGAAGCTTTTCTAA